A single region of the Legionella oakridgensis ATCC 33761 = DSM 21215 genome encodes:
- a CDS encoding DNA recombination protein RmuC, whose amino-acid sequence MTDLPILAIIYGAGIVLQLGLLLFLLRRYDTFQQTLTTQFQQLHMDLQQAQQTSQQTIYEKIAQGQLTTQQLITETVQRQMTDVREQMNHSFKQHAGSLSAHLQTLTEEIRNHLHSLTQQVNHRLTEGFEKTSSTFTDVIQRLTIIDEAQKKITELSSHVVSLQDVLADKRSRGAFGEVQLSTLIANMIPAHHYSMQYTLSNQKRADCILFLPEPTGNVVIDAKFPLETYQKLMNTEASSAEKKSLQQQFRQDLQKHIKDIAEKYIIPNETADGAVMFIPAEAIFAEIHANYPEIITLSQRLKVWLVSPSTLMAVLTTARAVLKDDITRKQVHIIQKHLQALADDFQRFEKRMDKLSKHIDLAHQDATEVNTSAKKITQRFQKIESVEIGLEDKSLA is encoded by the coding sequence ATGACTGACTTACCAATACTTGCCATTATTTATGGTGCAGGCATTGTCCTGCAACTAGGACTGCTGCTTTTTTTATTGCGTCGTTACGACACATTTCAACAAACGCTGACGACACAATTTCAGCAATTGCATATGGATTTGCAACAAGCCCAGCAGACAAGTCAACAAACGATTTATGAAAAAATTGCTCAAGGCCAATTGACCACTCAGCAATTAATCACTGAAACCGTTCAGCGGCAAATGACGGATGTACGTGAGCAAATGAATCATAGCTTTAAACAACATGCCGGCTCCTTAAGCGCCCATCTCCAGACCTTAACCGAAGAAATACGCAATCACTTGCACAGCTTAACCCAGCAGGTCAATCACCGATTAACAGAAGGCTTTGAAAAAACCTCATCGACGTTTACGGATGTTATTCAACGGTTAACCATCATCGATGAGGCACAAAAGAAAATCACGGAATTATCCAGCCATGTCGTTAGTCTTCAGGATGTTCTAGCCGACAAACGCTCCAGAGGGGCTTTTGGTGAAGTGCAATTATCCACGCTCATTGCCAATATGATTCCGGCCCATCATTACAGCATGCAATACACATTAAGCAATCAGAAGCGGGCTGATTGCATCTTATTCTTACCAGAACCAACGGGTAACGTGGTGATTGATGCCAAATTTCCACTGGAAACTTATCAAAAACTTATGAATACCGAGGCAAGCTCTGCCGAAAAAAAATCATTGCAACAACAATTTCGTCAGGATTTGCAAAAACACATCAAAGACATCGCTGAAAAATACATTATCCCTAATGAAACTGCGGATGGTGCTGTTATGTTTATACCAGCAGAAGCCATTTTTGCAGAAATTCACGCCAATTACCCTGAAATCATTACCTTGTCACAACGCTTGAAAGTCTGGCTGGTTTCACCCAGCACATTAATGGCGGTATTAACCACAGCAAGAGCTGTCCTTAAAGATGACATCACTCGTAAGCAAGTGCACATTATCCAAAAACATTTACAAGCACTGGCGGATGATTTTCAACGTTTTGAAAAACGTATGGACAAATTATCAAAACACATTGATTTAGCCCATCAAGATGCCACAGAAGTTAACACATCAGCGAAAAAAATTACGCAGCGCTTTCAAAAAATTGAATCGGTAGAAATAGGATTGGAAGATAAATCGCTCGCCTAA